Below is a window of Macadamia integrifolia cultivar HAES 741 chromosome 8, SCU_Mint_v3, whole genome shotgun sequence DNA.
CATGGACGCtactttcccccccccccccccccccggggaaCAGATTCATGGCTGAACTGGTTTGACTCATCTTGCCATCCAGACCAATACGAATCAGGTCCCAACCTTGTCCTAGGTCAGTAGGATGTTAGAAGTTAACATACTTATTTGAATAATTGTGACGGTCTTATATTGGGAAATTTTAGATAGGATTGGTAGATACATAGGAGATTAGATTGtattttccactttccttattTAACTTGGTTTCCTAGTTAAGTAGGTTTCCTTTGCTagttgtgtttttttcttttatatatagcTTGTACCTACGATGGAGTTTCAGAACAGAGATTGAAATTGAGTTTTTTGGTTGAGTGTGTGCCCATGTGGCCTAACCCTGATATGGATCGTTCAACTTGGCCCAATTGACCTAACCCTGATATGGATCAGTCATAGCAAATCCgattctttattccttgaaatGGCTGTTGCTTGcatgttttgtttatttatatagTCTTTCAAATACATTACTGGAACATACAAACATTCCAGATGTCCGGTTCATTccatgagagaagaagaaacaaacgCATAACCAAACATGTTCCTACTCTATCATTGTTCTTGAGGAACAAAAAGGACAATACCAAATCAGCAACACTCTACagaaactttatcaaacacagccttattTACCCAAAACATATGAACAGTACTTCCCAAGAACGCTTAAAACCATCAAGATTTTACACAGTTAAACATTTAACCAAAACCAAAAGCATTAAAGCCAAAAacccaaacaaaaaatgaaaatgattcCCCCTGTATGGCAGCAAAATCACATTCACAAGGTTAGTAGGTTATATATATAGCTCACGAGCGAGCTCAATATCTCGTTGTCATTATCTACTTATCTCCAATTCATCTCACAAATTTCGTCCCAAATTTCCGGTAGCATATGGTAAAAATTTTGAGTTACATAGACCTGCTGTTATCAGCGATCTTCTAAACTCCAGGGAACCCTAACCTCCACAATATCAAAAGATCGAACCACAGGACAAACAGGTCTTCTACTAACAAACTACAAAGATTTaaaactaaaaatgaaaaaaaaaaaatggtttttttttttttttttccaactggCATTTAAAGGAGCGAATAaatctaaacactaaaccccagaTCGTCAACAAAGGTATCAGATACCTTAGAGAACAACCGAAGCACGATAAGGACAGGATACCTGCGTTGCGATGAGAGCATCCTTCGTAACAGGAAAATTCTTCAGCCGCTTCAATGCGTCGATACATCGACCTTCCTCGGATCCACCAGAGCTAGCCCCCTCCGCTGCCGCAGCATCTGCAGCCTTCCTTGCCGCTTCAAACAATTCGATAAGTTCTTTCTCCATATGTTCAAAGACGCAGCTCAAACCCTAAAATAATCAAAAGCGAAAGGTCGAAATCCAGATATCAAAACAATCTGTGTGGATAAAACAGAAGTATAACCCTAGATTTCCAACCCTAATTAGGAAGAACATACACAGAAACTTACCAAGAAAAGAAGATCTGGCTAAAGAGCTGAATACTCTATAATTACAGATGCTTCATGCCCGGAGTGAGAGGTGGGCCGCTGCCGGCTTTCTTTCTTTCGACGGCTTCAACTTTCAAGCCCTAGGTTATTTTGGGAGTTGAATTTTTGAGAATATTGAAACCATGATTTTATACGATGTGTATCGATCTAACGGTTATTACACCTCCTTCGCCGATAAAATGCGAGATCCATGGATACAATTTGTAGTACGTGTCAGAGATGATAGTCGGACAAGGCACGAAGATCTTGTGTCTTGTGATGTTCGAGTCTTCGAGACTCCAACACACACGTAAGTAGTactgtagttttttttttttttttctttccttttaaatGGGAAAAACTCCTCATATCCCTGGTAAGTTGGGATAAGTATGAGTTTGTCGTCGTTGTTTCTTGGATATAACGTTTTGTTATACCttaattgtttgtttttctatttcgttTGCTTANNNNNNNNNNNNNNNNNNNNttttttttttggtggaggtgGGTTGGGTTTTTACTAACAATCATTGGATAATCTATACTATGCAACATGACTCATCCATTTACATGAAAAGGACTTTCCCTGTCGTATGTTATTGTTTGCAAGTACCCATAGTGTTTAtctctatatttttttccttttgatcctgaaaaatctattttttgctatttttatCAACAACAATTAAATATTTGCATTTTGAAGAACAACGATAGATATATGTAACTATAACTTGTAAGGTTGCTTATGTGATATACATGGTCGATAGGGTAGTAAATAGGTTCAAGGTAGGTGTCTCAATATGTGAAGGAGTATGTAATTGACTGTCTATTTTGCTAATCTCTGTTTTTACTTTTACTTCTCCTTCATCGACAATGGAGGAAAACTCTCTTCTTACTTCCGAAAGAATGCCAATGTAAAAATCTAACATGGATGAATTGCTCTAAACCAATAAGCGAAACCAAGATTAGGTTTGACCAATTCTGAATGGTTTGATTATTTTTGAAACCATAAGTTCGGCGAGCTTCATCGATTAAGGTATTGGAATCAAATGGGCCAATTTATATCGATATCAACCATGAccaatatcaatatgatacaccgataccaatccaatatgTACCGTATAACATCGGTCTGGGTTGGTGCCGGTTCGCACATTTAATCACCCGAAGCTCATGGCCTACCTACCACAGGATCCCCTCGATTTTGGCAGGTTTTCTTTCCAAATTGGGAACCCACTGGTTTTACGATACTCATCTACACAACGGATTTGGTAAAGTATCCAGTGGCGTTTCTGTATTATATGTACAGAGTAGGGGGCCGTATTGGTATAGAACAAAATAAGACCTCCAATGACACTGACGCTATGAAAGGCTGGAATTGGATGCCCCTATCGTGTAAAAGAGCAGACGTGGTGTTGAGGAGAGAGACGACTCACCGTCTTACTTCCGAAACGCAAATCCAAGAATCGTGCTCTTCCACTCGTCTCTGTCTCTCTGAATTTCTCATCATCCGATTTTCTCGCACTTCGAGCCGTTCGACCAGTCTCTCTCACCTGTTGCAGACTTAAAAAAACCCTAGCCATCGGATCAATCTGCCAGCACAGAAAAGCCGATATTCGTCATGTAAGTGAGAAAATTACTTACAGAAACGACCAGATCTGTATTGCAGATCCAATGAGAAAGGCTTGTCTTCTAGTATGATTTCGGATTCAGTGCATTACAGTTATTTTTGCAGTCTCTTTCGTCAAGGTCGAGAAGATAGGGTTCCAATTGGCGTTCGTTTCGCTTAAGGTGATGGTGATCTTATGCTTTTTTTGATGCTTGACTGATTTATGTAGGCGTATACGAGTGGCATTGGCATTTCTGTTGCTTATGTTTGAATTTCTTCTTGCTGGATCATCATATGCTTAAAAACCTATAATCCTGAAGAAAACGAGGGAGAAATGGAGCTACTCTGGTCTAGAACAAGTCTGAGGAGATCCAATGTTGTTGTCTGCTTTTGTTTTTCTGGTGCTTCTGTATTGATGGGCTGCTGATCTTTGATTTCTTGGTGGCTGTCGTGGATTTTGATTGTAACAGGCTTACAGACGATAACGATTTTCTGGTCCATCATATATCGCGTAGGAAAAGCCGTTCCTTTCCGCATTTGTTACGGATCCAGAGTTGTTACACAGGGAAGAGGGCAAGGGATATTTCGAGTAAATTAAGGCGAGAAGAGGCGGAGACTTGGTTAAATTCTACAGCCTTCAGCACCAACTGGATTCGATTCATTTTTGAGCTATATTCAAGTTCGGAAGCATCGAGGATCCTCTTACATAATACATATGTGAGTTTCAGCAGACTTTCCGAGGTCTGCAAATGGAGGTACCACGAACTTGACAAAATTTTCTCCCCAAAAACATTTCTAAGAATTTTCATAACAGCAGGATTGAACCATTTCGTGCCAAGGGATAATGAAAGCAAATTGTGAAGCGAGCAAGCCATTATGGACACTGTTTATGTTAATGATATGAATCACTGCgcaggaaggaaaaagaagttgaCAATATTTTGTGGTAAATTGCGAGATCTCTGCCCTCCATTTGACCAATTGTCCAAGAAATGAAATGGGTGCTTAGATGAGATGGGTCGTCATTTCCGGCCAAAAAGTGCTCAATCTTCTGCGGCTGGTTTGCTTTGGCCGAGGACAGAAGGGTGCTATTGTGCGGCCAATTTGTCCATACTCCATAGTAATCTTTAGAAATTCAGAATTTCCTTCCAGATCTCTGCAATGCGTTCCGTGGATTATTATTTATGACTTCCAGCAGACCATTgttgtcatcatcatcttgtAATCCAGATCCTTCATCTGTGGAGCCGCCACATCAGCCTTTGAATACTGGCTCCTTGAGCTTCCTCCGCCCCAGAgcttccttctcctcttcaaTTTATGATGATGCTCAAAGCAATTCTTTAGATGCAAAGGACAGTGATACTGTCTCTGTTGAAGATACAGTTTGTTATAAGAAACCTCTTGATTACACTGATTCTGTTGTGACCTTAGAAAGGTTCCAATCTGCTGAGTCCCAGTTCTTCCAATCTTTTCAGTTGGAATGCCCCACAAAGGAAACCAGGCATATGGTATCCTGGGGATCAATGGAGCTTCAGGAATACCCACCAACTCTAGAAATTTCTGGGACATCTGTGTTGCAGGAAAGGGTGAGCAAATCTCAGCGGATCCGCCACAAAAGTTTACAATTTGAAGATAATTTATCATCGGAAGAGAATCCAAGATTAATTTATGTTAATGATCCAAGGAAGACAAATGACAAGTATGAATTCACTGGGAATGAGGTTCGAACCAGCAAGTACACTGTGATCACATTCCTGCCCAAGAATCTTTTCATCCAATTCCATCGGGTTGCTTATTTGTATTTTCTTGCTATTGCTGCTCTGAACCAGCTCCCGCCTCTTGCCGTTTTTGGAAGAACagtctctcttttccctctcctgTTTGTGCTTTGTGTTACAGCTTTCAAGGATGGCTATGAAGATTGGCGAAGGCACAGATCAGATCAGAAAGAGAACAACCGAGAGGCCCTAGTACTTCAATCTGGTCAGTTCAGACTgaagaaatggaaaaagatAAGAGCTGGTGAGGTTGTAAAAATAGGTGCCAATGAATCCATACCGTCTGACATGGTTTTGTTGGCGacaagtgatccaagtgggataGCTTATATCCAGACAATAAATTTGGATGGTGAGTCAAACCTAAAAACTAGGTACGCTCGGCAAGAAACAGTTTCAATTGTTTTTGAAGACCACACCATTTCAGGGCTTGTAAAATGTGAACAGCCAAATAGGAATATTTATGAGTTTACAGCCAATATGGAGTTCAATGGGCAGAGATTTCCCCTCAGCCAATCAAACATCATATTGCGTGGGTGCCAGCTGAAAAACACGGAATGGGTAATTGGTGTTGTTGTATATGCGGGGCAGGAGACTAAAGCAATGTTGAACAGTACAGCATCCCCTTCCAAAAGAAGCAGACTTGAAAGCTACATGAATAGAGAAACCTTATGGTTGtcagtttttctttttgtcatgTGTGCAGTTGTGGCACTTGGGATGGGCCTGTGGCTTGAACAAGAGAGGGATCAGCTTGATACATTGCCATACTACCGAAAAAGATACATTACAAATGGACGCGATAATGGGAGAAAGTATAAATACTATGGGATTGCTATGGAgacatttttctcatttttgagCTCCATTATAGTGTTTCAGATAATGATTCCAATCTCTCTGTATATTACCATGGAGTTGGTCCGGTTAGGACAATCATATTTCATGATCGAGGATAAGCATATGTATGACAGTGGCTCTGATTCAAGGTTTCAGTGCAGATCATTGAATATAAATGAGGATCTAGGGCAGATACGCTATATATTTTCAGATAAGACAGGGACACTGACTGAAAACAAAATGGAATTCCGGAGAGCTAGTGTATATGGGAAGAGTTATGGGAGCTCCTCTAATATCACAGATGATTCGTTGTCGGAAGCTTCCATTTCAGGTACAGCCATATTTTCTATTTGGTCCTGGATTGGCCTCTCCTGGTTTATCATCAATTATGATTATGCTCTAATAACAGCCTGTTATGACATGTAAGTTTGATTTAAGACCTGCTGTTGAGTGAGATGTCTAAAATAGGGCTGTCATTATTACTTTACTTTGCAAATTTGTGGAATTGGTTAATATCTTCACATTTTTTGCATCTGTGAGCACTCATAGGTTGATGAAATCATTAAACTAGAAGTGATCCATTTATAGTTAGGATTATGTTTAAACATGCTTGTTCTATTTAAGCAAAGCATGACCTGTCATGTTTCGTTATGTAAGCTTTGCAATGGGCTTACCTACAAGGAGGTAACATTTTTAAGGACTATCTCATAGTTCATGCATTTTTATTGATTCTTTTTGGTCACTTAACATAGATTTTGAGATGGTATTCcatcctcttttttcttttctttgttttaaatcAATCTTTCTTCCTCGTGAGATCTTCTAATGACATGGTtttgatcatagttgtcatggcgacTAGCAACCCATGGCATTGGAGGGGTGCCTTAGGCATGCAATATATGGCTATATGTAATGCAAATACGGGCAAGTGGGCAGGAGATTGCTGCTTGGTCGCATGGCCTTTACACAGTTACACCACGTGGGGGCCAAAAGGAGCACCTGTAGGGACATCaacatgaatgagatttttGATTTCACAGTGGGTGGGGTGGTAATTTTGCGCACCCGTGTCTGGGCGCATGGGCCATCTGACCAGGcagctttttttttccctataagTATGTAACagtgataattttatataatcatGCTTGTATGCAACATAaaagccatatcaatgcaatgtGCTATAATTATACTAGTAATGACCCATTAtgagaaaaatatttaataatagACAAAACATATGCTATACTaagaaaattcataaaaaacaacagtaaacataaatcaatgtaaaTTTGTGAAGTGTCAACAAGGCGTGTTGTTGCattggacccaagaaagagcctgGATGCTTAGGCTTGCCTAGACAACACCTAGGTGACACCTTGGAAACTATGGTTTTGATCCTGTCTGGCCTTGCTTTACATTTTAGAGTTGCTTGGCAGCAGTGTTAGAATTTTGCACCGTTGGATTTCGTGGTCCCAAAAGCATTGAACATGCAACACTTAATTGAGATGAACAGTAACTTGTTACTTTGTCCAATATTGTTTGTgcttttcttgttcttgttaaATCTTTATAATAATTTTGTATATGCTATGAAATTTCTTACTAGGTGTCTAGGTGATGCATTCGATGAAGTGTCACTTCACACTTTTTCATTGAATAAGAGTGCAATGGTCCCCCCTGGCCTTAAAAAAAAGGTTTATCTGAATTTTCATAACATCCCCTAGGATTATTTTTATCCTAATTAATTACAAACAACCAGATTATTAcgctttttttatattttggaaaTCAATCTTTTTCCTTGTGAGATCTTCAAGGATAACATATGGTTGTGGTCCAATTATCTTCCCCTCTCCTTCCACTCAAGATTTAAGATATGAGGATGCAGTTGATAATGCTTGTCAGCATTGTTAGCTTTGTATGCAGCATGCATGTTGGGTTTCGATGTGTCAGCTGCACTAACATATATAGAAATAAAGGCAATGGAGCACTATGTAAAGAATTATAGCCAATACCTTTATGTGATGTGCAGTAATGAACGTTTCTTACCAGTTATCAGACTATCAGTTGCTGCTGTTGTTCATAATTAGTAGATAGTATTTCAAAATTAATCAGTATTCATACTGTAATAGTATGATGACTATTGTATTCATACTATATGATACGTTTTATCAAAAGTTGATAGGTATTTATTGTTTCATTTTATTGTTTGTATCATATAATATGACATGGTCaacagaaaaaatattttcGTAAAAAATTCTTACACTACCCACGTAGGAAGAGGTTCCTTGATGGCCCACCCTTTTTTGCCACAATGGAATGACGATGTGGtaattttgaccattggatagagaTAACGTGGTTTGGATTAGCTATGTATCTTATTTCATGGACTAATTTAATGAAGCAGCTCACATACATGTCCTTGGATCCCTGTATTGGCATGCACCCTCTTGGTATTTCATGTATTAGGGTGCACCTTCTTGGTAGTCCTAGGGTTTTAAGTTTTGTTTTGCCATGTGGCCAACTCCCTTTAGGATGAAATTTGATATCTGGCAGGTGGCATCTTCTTTCCCTCAAAATTTGGGCCCATATGAATTGCCATGTTGCAGATATTTGAGCCATACATTAAGCCCTTCTGGTGCAATACTGAAGACCTATCAGCATAGGAGGTCCAAGAAAGTCCAGACTTAGCATGGCCCAGCTTATTTGAAAGGACTGGGTCCACATTGATTTAAGTTTAGTTCATTTGTTTTATGTTTCAGGTTGTTTTGAGTCAGTCCCAGTTGAACCGGTGGTTTATTTGGCTCAGTTTAAGTTagatattttgtttcttttctttttatttaagttTGGGTCTGCATACTTCTTAATGTCCACTTTAGACTTTTTAAAGGAATGCCCATTGTAATAGGAATCGGCTACTGGGTTTCCTACCCAGATTCAAATACTGCTTATTAgcttttttataaataaagacAAGGGGCTTGAAAGTTGTTATATTGCAGCTTTTTTGTGTGGAGAGTCTTCCACTCTTCCCTTGTTTTATTCAAGGTGTGGTTGGTGTGAAACAGTCAATACCTTGTGGCAGGAAGCCCGGATGCCATTGTTTTGCTCCTGTCTGTATGGCAATTTCTGTTCGGTCCTAGCTTCCTGTGATATAGCAATCCTACTCACTAGAATTTTGTTAATTTGATGGTGTTCTGATGTGCCGATTTCATAAAACTTCTATCAATACCTCAAGTAGGATTGCATCGTCAAGACTTGAAACTTGAATTCGAGTTAGGGTCTTTCCTATTCTATTGAGCCTGAAATTTATACCATATGCTGGTTTTCTACTGGGTTTAATAATTCTGTTATTTGTTCTTTGATCAGACTTTTAGTTTGACAGTTTTACCCTTATTCTAGTGCCACTAGGAATTCCCCAAAAATGtagatccaaccattggatcaagCTGAGATTTTGAACAAAGATCACCCATAAAAGGAGAACTCGACCAGGTTTTCAACCTGCTCTGATTTTGTGATTTAACTCTATATAGTTTCTCCTATGCTGgacttttctctctctgtttcagTATTGGTTTTCCTCTTAAATTAGTACTACATTACCTACCTAGGTGTGCTTTCCAGGAGACTGAAATTTATACGTAGCTACTTACATATCTTCATGGATACAAACATAGTTACGTGCACAGGCACAAGGCACATAATAAATGGGCGAATGCTTGTATTTAAAATGTTTTTCAGTGAACACTGCCCCGTAGAATTTCTAATAGTTCTTTCTAATAATAGAATTCCATGTAGACAATGATATGGAGTTCATCTGACatgccatgtggcagaatggGGTAGCAACCCAGCCAAGCTTAGGTGGGCAGGCTGGCCAGTCAACTTTTGCCacataaataaaacaaataatagaaaaggCTTGGAAAACAGAGGAGCATCTGAACAAGTTGGTGTTGTTGAGAGAGGCAAAGGAGAAGATGATGACTGCAAGTACTCTCCCTTTCTGTGTCACAATAAATCGTTTAATAGAAACCTTGAGCTTTAAGAATGAAATCCTGTAGTGCTTGAAGAATCAATTTGTTGGAACCTTGGTGTTTTTCAAAAGGAAATCTCTGTCTACGATTGTCATTTGCTAACATGTATTGCCTACATTGGCTTGTAGCATCACTGTCTCATTATTAGGATGATGCTTGCTGGTTCCACATGTCAGCTTGAATACTTAGTTTGTAGTGTTCTGGTAAAACTGCTAGTGAGTACATCGTTAAGTGAATAGGAGAGGTTCTATTCTCTATTTCATTGAATGACAATCGATTGTAAAAGTAGTGACACGCTTAGATGGGATTACCTTGATGTTTTATACTTATAGGAGATTCAATAATTGTAGAGAACCTGTAATAGAACATTAGGTTGAAATGCTTAGGGAATTTTTTCTTGGGCCTCTTCACGGTATTACAGAATGCATATTCTTATACATAATGATGcacatttctttccatttatttcgTTTATTCTTGTTACTTTTATTAGCACTTCATGGGTTACAATTATCATGTTTGACATGTTTACTTTTTCTGACGTAATTGGTGATTTGAGTAGAATATGGATCCTCTCTGCTGCAACTTGTTTGTCTCCTTTTAGCTGCCTCATAGGTGAGAAAGATCATCTGAAGGTGGTTTAATCACTTGGTGATTACTGATTACCCAACTTCATTGTGATCCCTGCACATGTGCTTTCCTGCCTGGTGAAGGAAGCAGCCGGCTAAAGTAGTGACAGAGGATTCTTGATGATAATAGGACTTGCATTTGCAAAGCCTGTTTGTCAAATGTTACTCTACTTTGTGTTCTGAGCCCGTAATTTTGTGTGCCTTGTTGCAGCAGGAGCTGCTGAAAGAAGATGGAAGCTTAAATCTGAGATCATCGCTGACAGTGAACTTGTGGAATTATTGCATAAAGACTTGGATGAAGATGAGAGAGTGGCTGCACATGAGTTTTTCCTTACTCTGGCAGCTTGTAATACAGTGATCCCAATCCTTAGACAAAGTTCATGTTCTAGCAATACAACAAGTGACTTACATGAAAATGTTGGAGGTATTGACTATCAGGGTGAATCACCTGATGAACAAGCTTTGGTTGCTGCAGCCTCAGCTTATGGTTACACTCTTATTGAGCGCACTTCTGGGCACATTGTGATTGATGTCAATGGTGAGAAACTAAGGTAGGATGCCTTTatgacttatatatatatatatatatatatatacatttcaCGTTGTTACCCGCCTGTCTTTCGTTAATTTGGTTTTCTTCTGTTACACCACGACAGCAAGGATATTTCAGTTGAATATTGGAATATGGGATGGTGGCACTTGTTTTCCTTGGTCAATTGAAAGCATATATCTTGAAATTTTGCCGCCCATTGATATGGTTTTGAAGTTGGTGACACAATTTTTGgcaatcacatttttcatatTTGTTGATCAATTTGTATCGATGCCCCTATCACTTTTTTTTCCACATTGTTAACTCCCTGTCTTGCATATATTGGAATATGGAATGATGCCACCTGTCTTCCTTGGTCGATTGAAAAGCATATATCTTGAAACTTTGCCACCCATTGACATGATTTTGTAATTGATGACATATTTTTCATGCttgtttatctattttcccttGAAGGATCTTCATATCTGTGGTTGTGCCTTCATAATGCTGTgatttctattttcaatttAGGTTGGATGTGTTGGGTCTGCATGAGTTTGATAGTGTGCGCAAGAGAATGTCAGTAGTCATAAGATTTCCTAACGGTGCTGTAAAGGTTCTGGTGAAAGGTGCTGATACTTCAATGTTCAGTATCTTAGCAAAACAGACAGATGAGATTGATCCCGGTGGCAATATAacttttaatataaaaaatgcaACTCAGAGTCATTTGATTGAATATTCATCAGAAGGTTTACGCACACTTGTTGTTGCTGCAAGGGATCTTACTGCTGCAGAATTTGAGGAGTGGCAACACAGGTATGAGGATGCAAGCACTTCGTTGACTGAGAGATCAATGAAACTACGTCAAACTGCAGCTcttattgaatgtaatttaaATCTTCTTGGGGCTACTGGAATTGAAGACAAACTGCAAGATGGTGTGCCAGAAACTATTGAGTCCCTCCGGCAAGCAGGAATCAAAGTCTGGGTTCTTACTGGAGATAAGCAAGAGACTGCAATCTCAATTGGTCTCTCATGCAAACTCTTGACACCAGACATGCAGCAGATTGTGGTCAATGGAAATTCTGAGGATGAATGTAGACGTCTTTTGGCTGATGCTAAGTCTAAATATGGGGTCAAATCAGCAAAATGCATGAATAAGGAtctgaaacataaaaaaaatgctGAGAATGATTATCTCCACATTActgatgagatgagatcttcTAGTGTGTCACAGTTGCATGCAGGGAAAGCTGTAGGAATGAAAATTGCTCCACTAGCTCTGGTAATTGATGGGAACAGCCTTGTGTATATCTTGGAGAAAGATCTGGAACCAGAGGCATGACTCTTTACCTTCTAAATTAAGATATCTCAATCGCAACTTACATGTTTGAAGCTCtgtaccatagttgtcacgacgtCTAGGCTTGGCCTGGATGTCAAGACAACACCAACAAGCCGCGTAGGCATCGAAAGCTATGCTCTGTATTAGTaatgccttgataactatgctcTGTATTGCAAATGCTATTTATTTTACACCTTATCCAGAGTCTGTTTCTTGTATTTTTGTAGATGTGTAGAATTCTGTTCATAGTTGCTATTCATGTTTGAAACTGTCTCACATGCTAGATGTTCTTTTTTCAACAGCTTTTCGATCTGGCAATCGCCTGTAAGGTCGTGCTTTGTTGTCGTGTTGCTCCTCTGCAGAAAGCTGGGATTGTTGATCTCATTAAAAGCCGGACTG
It encodes the following:
- the LOC122085595 gene encoding phospholipid-transporting ATPase 1-like isoform X1, translating into MTSSRPLLSSSSCNPDPSSVEPPHQPLNTGSLSFLRPRASFSSSIYDDAQSNSLDAKDSDTVSVEDTVCYKKPLDYTDSVVTLERFQSAESQFFQSFQLECPTKETRHMVSWGSMELQEYPPTLEISGTSVLQERVSKSQRIRHKSLQFEDNLSSEENPRLIYVNDPRKTNDKYEFTGNEVRTSKYTVITFLPKNLFIQFHRVAYLYFLAIAALNQLPPLAVFGRTVSLFPLLFVLCVTAFKDGYEDWRRHRSDQKENNREALVLQSGQFRLKKWKKIRAGEVVKIGANESIPSDMVLLATSDPSGIAYIQTINLDGESNLKTRYARQETVSIVFEDHTISGLVKCEQPNRNIYEFTANMEFNGQRFPLSQSNIILRGCQLKNTEWVIGVVVYAGQETKAMLNSTASPSKRSRLESYMNRETLWLSVFLFVMCAVVALGMGLWLEQERDQLDTLPYYRKRYITNGRDNGRKYKYYGIAMETFFSFLSSIIVFQIMIPISLYITMELVRLGQSYFMIEDKHMYDSGSDSRFQCRSLNINEDLGQIRYIFSDKTGTLTENKMEFRRASVYGKSYGSSSNITDDSLSEASISAGAAERRWKLKSEIIADSELVELLHKDLDEDERVAAHEFFLTLAACNTVIPILRQSSCSSNTTSDLHENVGGIDYQGESPDEQALVAAASAYGYTLIERTSGHIVIDVNGEKLRLDVLGLHEFDSVRKRMSVVIRFPNGAVKVLVKGADTSMFSILAKQTDEIDPGGNITFNIKNATQSHLIEYSSEGLRTLVVAARDLTAAEFEEWQHRYEDASTSLTERSMKLRQTAALIECNLNLLGATGIEDKLQDGVPETIESLRQAGIKVWVLTGDKQETAISIGLSCKLLTPDMQQIVVNGNSEDECRRLLADAKSKYGVKSAKCMNKDLKHKKNAENDYLHITDEMRSSSVSQLHAGKAVGMKIAPLALVIDGNSLVYILEKDLEPELFDLAIACKVVLCCRVAPLQKAGIVDLIKSRTDDMTLAIGDGANDVSMIQMADVGVGICGQEGRQAVMASDFAMGQFRFLKRLLLVHGHWNYQRVGYLVLYNFYRNAVFVMMLFWYILYTAFSTTSALTDWSSMLYSVLYTSVPTIVVGILDKDLSHKTLLQHPKLYEAGHRQESYNMFLFWMTMFDTLWQSLVLFYIPFFIYKESSIDIWSMGSLWTITVVVLVTIHLAMDIQRWVLITHVATWGSLVLTCVCMVILDSIPIFPNYWTIYHLVKSATYWLTILLITAIALLPRFLFKSIHQFYCPSDIQIAREAEILRKWPE
- the LOC122085595 gene encoding phospholipid-transporting ATPase 1-like isoform X2, encoding MTSSRPLLSSSSCNPDPSSVEPPHQPLNTGSLSFLRPRASFSSSIYDDAQSNSLDAKDSDTVSVEDTVCYKKPLDYTDSVVTLERFQSAESQFFQSFQLECPTKETRHMVSWGSMELQEYPPTLEISGTSVLQERVSKSQRIRHKSLQFEDNLSSEENPRLIYVNDPRKTNDKYEFTGNEVRTSKYTVITFLPKNLFIQFHRVAYLYFLAIAALNQLPPLAVFGRTVSLFPLLFVLCVTAFKDGYEDWRRHRSDQKENNREALVLQSGQFRLKKWKKIRAGEVVKIGANESIPSDMVLLATSDPSGIAYIQTINLDGESNLKTRYARQETVSIVFEDHTISGLVKCEQPNRNIYEFTANMEFNGQRFPLSQSNIILRGCQLKNTEWVIGVVVYAGQETKAMLNSTASPSKRSRLESYMNRETLWLSVFLFVMCAVVALGMGLWLEQERDQLDTLPYYRKRYITNGRDNGRKYKYYGIAMETFFSFLSSIIVFQIMIPISLYITMELVRLGQSYFMIEDKHMYDSGSDSRFQCRSLNINEDLGQIRYIFSDKTGTLTENKMEFRRASVYGKSYGSSSNITDDSLSEASISGAAERRWKLKSEIIADSELVELLHKDLDEDERVAAHEFFLTLAACNTVIPILRQSSCSSNTTSDLHENVGGIDYQGESPDEQALVAAASAYGYTLIERTSGHIVIDVNGEKLRLDVLGLHEFDSVRKRMSVVIRFPNGAVKVLVKGADTSMFSILAKQTDEIDPGGNITFNIKNATQSHLIEYSSEGLRTLVVAARDLTAAEFEEWQHRYEDASTSLTERSMKLRQTAALIECNLNLLGATGIEDKLQDGVPETIESLRQAGIKVWVLTGDKQETAISIGLSCKLLTPDMQQIVVNGNSEDECRRLLADAKSKYGVKSAKCMNKDLKHKKNAENDYLHITDEMRSSSVSQLHAGKAVGMKIAPLALVIDGNSLVYILEKDLEPELFDLAIACKVVLCCRVAPLQKAGIVDLIKSRTDDMTLAIGDGANDVSMIQMADVGVGICGQEGRQAVMASDFAMGQFRFLKRLLLVHGHWNYQRVGYLVLYNFYRNAVFVMMLFWYILYTAFSTTSALTDWSSMLYSVLYTSVPTIVVGILDKDLSHKTLLQHPKLYEAGHRQESYNMFLFWMTMFDTLWQSLVLFYIPFFIYKESSIDIWSMGSLWTITVVVLVTIHLAMDIQRWVLITHVATWGSLVLTCVCMVILDSIPIFPNYWTIYHLVKSATYWLTILLITAIALLPRFLFKSIHQFYCPSDIQIAREAEILRKWPE